In the Natranaerovirga hydrolytica genome, GATATTTATGCTAGGATTCAAACAGTGAATGAAGAAAGAGAACCAACTTCTTCTTATTCTTATTTTGTAGATGAAGTGATTAAACAACTGGTAGAAGATTTAGTAGCTGAAAATGATTTAACAGAAACACAAGCGTATAACTTGGTTTATCGTGGTGGCTTAAGTATTTATACCACTCAAGATTTAGACATTCAAAAAATTGTTGATGATGTTTTGACAGATGAATCTTTCTATCCACCAAGAGAAGTCGATTATTTCGTAAGTTTAACTTATCGATTATCTATTGAAGAAAATGATGGTTCCATCAGTCATTATGATGAGAATACCTTGCAAAATTATTTTCTACAAAATAATAGTAATTTTGATTTATTGTTTAGAAGCGAAGAAATTGCTCAAGAACATATTGATGAATACAAAGAATACCTTCTTAATGACGGGGATTCTGTTTTAGCCGAAAGAACCAATTACACACCACAGCCACAAGCTTCTATGACGATTATTGATTACCACACAGGTCATGTTAAAGCCATTGCTGGTGGTAGAGGAGAAAAACAAGGTAATTTAACCCTTAACCGTGCTACAGGTACAACGAGACAACCGGGATCCACTTTTAAGGTATTGGCTTCATTTTTACCTGCGTTGGATTCTGGCGAATCTACTTTAGCTTCTGTTTTTGATGATGTGCCTCATACTTATCCTAATGGACGCTCTATTTCTAACTGGTACAGTGGTCATACTTATAATTACAAAGGCCTTTCTTCTATGAGACAAGGTATTGCGTATTCTATGAACATTGTTGCTGTTAAAGCATTAGAAGAAGTGACACCAAGAGTTGGATATGACTATATAATGGATTTAGGTTTTACCACTGTTTATGAACAACTTCATTCTAATAATCAAGTTCATTCTGATATTGGTTTACCTCTTGCATTAGGTGGATTAACGAGAGGTGTTACTAATTTAGAGCTTACAGCAGCTTATGGTGCAATTGCTAATAATGGTATGTATGTTGAACCTATTTTTTATACTAGAGTATTAGACCATGACGGTAGACTATTATTAGAAAAAACACCTGAAACAAGACGTGTTATGAAAGAAACGACTTCTTTCTTATTAACCAATGCCATGCAAGATGTTTTAAAGCCAGGTATTGGTACAGCTTCTACTGCTGCATTTAGAAACATTAATATGCCGGCTGCTGGTAAGACCGGGACAACAAGTAGCAACTATGACAGATGGTTTTCAGGATATACACCTTACTACGCTGCTTCTGTTTGGATTGGACACGATATTAATACTTCTATGAATTACAGTACCAGTTATCACAATATAATGTGGCGTGAAGTTATGGAAAGAATTCACACAGATTTACCACACAGAAATTTTGAAACGCCTTCTGGAATTGTTACTAGACAAATATCTACTGCATCTGGTTTGTTAGCCGTTGATGGGGTTTCCGATCGTAATCCAAGAGGAAATGGCGTTCGTACTGAGTATTTTGCACAAGGTACAGAACCAACTGAGTACTGTGATGTACTCCAAGAAGTGACTATTTGTACAGAATCTGGATTATTAGCAACAGAATATTGTCCTGATGAACTTGTTGAAAGCAGAGTTTATATTGTTCGCCCAGACCCATTAGAACCTTCTTGGGCAGAATCAGGTTCAGTTAGAATAGAAGACGCTCAGTATGAAATGCCAACTGCTATTAAAGAAGGGCAATACTGTGACATGCATGACCCTAGCAACTTTGATGATGATTCTAATTCATTCAATGACTTTTTAGATGATTTATTTGGTAATAACGGTAATGGTAATGGCAACGGTAATAACAACGGAAATGATGATGAGAATGATGAAGATGAGAACAATGACACTAACCCGTTAGACGACGAAGATCCTACTAACCCTATAGAAGACCTTGATGAAGACGAATAATTTATTTTAATAGAGCAGATAGTCATTATGGCTGTCTGCTCTATTGTTTTGCTTTAGGATTAAAAAGTAATGCCGCAATGTAACCAAAAACAATAGCAGCACCAATCCCTCCTGCTGTAGCAGACAACCCTCCTGTAAATATACCTAAAAAACCATGTTGGTCGACTGCCCTCATGACCCCTTTACCTAATGAATAACCAAAACCTAATAACGGAACCGTTGCTCCAGCTCCAGCAAAATCAACTATTGGTTGGTATATTTTTAGCCCTGTAAGAATTGTGCCTAAGGCAACATAAATAACTAAAATTCTTGCTGGCATTAATTTTGTTGTGTCCATTAGTATCTGTGCAATTAGACAAATCAAACCGCCTACAATAAAAACTCTAATATATTCCATAATATCCATAGCTTCTCACCTTATCCTTTAGTATTCAATCACAACACCGTGAGCTATTGCTGGAACACTTTCTCCTTCATTTGAACTTACTGTACTTAATAATGCACCTGTAGGTACCAATAAGATTTTTTTAAGTTCTCCACTTAACATCTTTTTCAAAAAGTATCCTGTTAAAGTAACTGCCGAACAAGCACAACCACTTCCTCCAGCATGGGTATCTTGAGCTGTTGGAGAATAAATTTCAATGCCACAATCTGTAAAATTATCTTTTAACTCATAGCCTTTTTCCAGTAACATTTTTTTCACTAAAGATTTTCCAACAAC is a window encoding:
- a CDS encoding transglycosylase domain-containing protein, with the translated sequence MNYSKDNNTKKQKQLQDKKKKVKNKFSLSFLRIFIVTILLLFIVGVGATLGAVKGIIDTAPSIEQISVIPEGYSSVIYDQNGNEIVRLVGEHANRIYVDLDMMPEHLPNAFVAIEDERFWAHNGIDLKGIMRAVFVNLRDGALSEGASTITQQLLKNNVFQTNSKTFDRKIQEQYLAIQIEQELNKEQILEYYLNTIGLGSGNLGVQAAAKHYFNKDVSELTIAESASLAAITQRPEAYHPVRNPENNRQRQLLVLAKMLELDYITQSEYDSAVDEDIYARIQTVNEEREPTSSYSYFVDEVIKQLVEDLVAENDLTETQAYNLVYRGGLSIYTTQDLDIQKIVDDVLTDESFYPPREVDYFVSLTYRLSIEENDGSISHYDENTLQNYFLQNNSNFDLLFRSEEIAQEHIDEYKEYLLNDGDSVLAERTNYTPQPQASMTIIDYHTGHVKAIAGGRGEKQGNLTLNRATGTTRQPGSTFKVLASFLPALDSGESTLASVFDDVPHTYPNGRSISNWYSGHTYNYKGLSSMRQGIAYSMNIVAVKALEEVTPRVGYDYIMDLGFTTVYEQLHSNNQVHSDIGLPLALGGLTRGVTNLELTAAYGAIANNGMYVEPIFYTRVLDHDGRLLLEKTPETRRVMKETTSFLLTNAMQDVLKPGIGTASTAAFRNINMPAAGKTGTTSSNYDRWFSGYTPYYAASVWIGHDINTSMNYSTSYHNIMWREVMERIHTDLPHRNFETPSGIVTRQISTASGLLAVDGVSDRNPRGNGVRTEYFAQGTEPTEYCDVLQEVTICTESGLLATEYCPDELVESRVYIVRPDPLEPSWAESGSVRIEDAQYEMPTAIKEGQYCDMHDPSNFDDDSNSFNDFLDDLFGNNGNGNGNGNNNGNDDENDEDENNDTNPLDDEDPTNPIEDLDEDE
- the spoVAE gene encoding stage V sporulation protein AE, translated to MEYIRVFIVGGLICLIAQILMDTTKLMPARILVIYVALGTILTGLKIYQPIVDFAGAGATVPLLGFGYSLGKGVMRAVDQHGFLGIFTGGLSATAGGIGAAIVFGYIAALLFNPKAKQ